ttattctttttaaatattgaatataaaatttaaCCACTCCATTGCATATAGTATCTGTCAGAGTTAATGCCTTTTTCTATAATGAGGCCCTGATAATAAAGAATATAGCTTGCATTAATGACCTACAGTAAAATGAGCCTACAGAGAACATTATTTCTTTACTCCAATCCATATTTCAGAGGCTGGGACACACATAAGTAGAGATAATAAGGGAAGACCCTGCTTCTTCATCATGGAAGTTTTTCTTCCACAGAGGTAAAACAATGCCTTTAACTATGTGTATTTATGAAGGGAACATGGAAGGATATTGGCACATTGTACACTAAATTAACATACAGTAAGCTATTTCCAGATACATTTTCCTGTTCTTTAAGAGTGtaaaaattattaatgaaaaagggccaaaaaatataaaaagattggaattgaacagaaatattttaaaggcCTTGGTTTTGGGACCCAAACATTATAGAGACAAACTGAACAATATCAGATACAGTTTTGCAACCGCTTTCTTGGATTCTGTCTGAGTTGACACGAACTGACCCACCTAACGACATAGCACATACATCATATCTCTGCGATCTAGTGTTATTGATTAACTCATTCAGAGTAAGCTATGCAGGTGCATGTGAAAGCGTACATGCTTGTGCACAAATAGACAGTGGATTAAAAGCCCTTTCAAAACACCGAAGAGTGAAGAGTGAAAGCAGCATAGGCGTGCGCCAACACAGAAACCTGACAGGGAGCAAAGAAAGCATCTAAGAGACTGGCCTTTACCAGTAAGAACTTACACAAAACTCAGACCTACACCTGGCCTGGCTACTCGTCTGCAGCCTTTGTACCTCGCACAGAGCCTTTCTTACGCAtctggacaaaaataaaatacagtaaatcataGAAATATGGATGAGGAAGCCTGTGGGGGAAGCTAGGACTAGGCAACACCaaaaagggtttaaaaaaatgttgagtttgtttttttcatttgttagttATGCATCTCAaaatttattctgaaataaatgGGATTCAAGGAAGTAAAAACATTATTGTGATACAGTAGTgttaatgggattttttttaactttaatgtaatataatacTCCATTTATTCATCAAATGTTTTAGAAGAAAAATCCACTTTCTGCTATTCACAGAAAGTGGAGagcattaaattaaaaacatccaaatgAAATATTGGTAATTATTATTGGCAGTACAACAAGGGTAAATACAAAGttacagtttaaaacaaaaattcaaaatattaaaaaggtgTAGAAGATACATTTTCAGTGGACAGCAAATcatgtgcaaacacatacagtggTTAAAATGGCAATATGAATATTCattctataaaatgaaaaatgcaagtaTTATGCtaagaaattaatttgttgGGGGGGCAAAAATGGCTGGTCATTTTTATACTTGCTAAAAATTAAGAGAACTTGAATTCATATCTATGGTAACAAAGGGTAGATTACCTTCAAGAAGTCTATTCAGACAGGGGTTTAGGATACAAAATTACTTCCAGGAGGCTTCCTGTTTTACCACACTAGCCTTCCCCTCCTCTAATCAACTTGCCTTCCAATCACTACATGTTAGAACAGACTTCGTAAGATAAAAAAACTAGACTGATGTTGCAGTGGTTCATCTGCAGCTCTGGCAAATATTAGGCAAGTAATGCCACAGCCTGTACACTCTTGAGGTTGGAGACAGTTCCCTGCACAAAGCCCTACAATAACTAGTATGTAAAAGGTTTATCTTTAATTACGGGTAATTTTTACTTATGTACTCGCCTCATCCAGCTCCCGTTGTGTCTCTGCCTCCATCTGCCTGATATCATCCATAGTCAGCTCCACCCACTTATCAATCCAACAGAAAAGTTGGCGGTGAAAATTAGTGAAGATCCTCTTCTCTTGCTAAGGAAGACAGTTGTAGTCTTGGTTAGGGTTGGGTGATATGGCTGAAATCAATGTCACATTAATAAGACTATTTTTGAAAGATAgtgtacattttacaatatggaaaatgaatgtaaaattgTATTATAATAATCACATTCATGTTTAATGCTTTTAAGTTTGTTCCACAGGCATAAATTACAGACGACAAAACTCTTCAGCCCAAAAAATTCAATAGCTCATTCTTTAATTACAACCTGCTTGTAACCATTAAAAAggtttgtaaaacaaaaatacaataccaTCTTATCATGATGATACATTTACACTGGAAGTCAAAAAGCAATACCACCGAATTATCACCCAGCCTTAGTATTGGTCAATCTGAGAGTCAAGAGGCAGAGTATTGCTTATGCAAACTGGAGCTCTCAGGGCCTCAATACAACTCATGAGCCATAATAAATGCACTTGGTGAAGTGTCAACATGTCCCTCTAACCTCATGGATGAAGTTCTCCACTTTGGTCTGCAGGCCCCACCACTTGAACTTGACTGTGACCAGTTTGTAGGCACACATCCTTGGGCAGTCAGTCTTACTAACCAGCTCTTTCTGTTTGGAGAGGAACAGCGCAAGAATGACAAGACTTAAAACTTAAAGCACAGTATCAGaataaataacagcaaaaactTGACAAACTTTGCTATGAGAGAATAATCGTAAAAACAGTGGAAGGCTGAGAGATTATTATTTTAGACTAATCGTGGCTGCATTCAAAGCGAAAAATCATTAATACATAATGCTTTGGGTATGGAGCTTCTGAAATAATTATCAATATGAAGATGTGCTCTGCACAGATAAAGGTACCCTAATCTACAACACACTTTCTAAATCCATCTGCTGCTTGCACTCTGCCTTCCtctgaagagaagaaaaaaaaaaaaaaaaaaaaaaagatgagggGGGCTGGGGCAGAGCAAAGTGGATAAACTCCAGATGAAGGGACCATTTCTCTGCCTCCACCCTGACAGCGACACCGTTCCCAAAAGGCAAGCCTTTGTGGCCACGGAAGGCAGATAAAACGGTGCTCGCGAAGCGATAAGGGCGTCGCGGTGCAAAGCTGGTTACATTATTAACACCTAGGACCTGCTTGCCCCCAGAACACACATACTCTCCCTCCGAGAACACCTGTTTAATTAATCACTTCATTCTGGCTCGGCATTCCAAGAGAAAATGCCACAGACCCGCCTCAATCAACCTCATCCCACTGCCCTTTGATGCTACGATCAtggaggagagcgagagaggggaaatgagaaacatttctaaatttgCAGTGGGTTTAGAAAAGTTGTCATCGCTAAAGGAGAACTTCACATGAAACGGATTCTACATCAAAACATTTACGGTGacatttcttctctccctctctgtgcccCACTCAAAGGAGCAGAAGTTTTCAGAAATACAAAGGGTACTGATATGcaagcatgtgtgcatgcagagaTAGACAAGAGTTTTATTGCTCTGAGAAGCTGGCAGAAATTGTGCCTCTGTTGTCACATaactactttttttcccctccacctTTTCAAAAACAGTCTTTTTCCCATGTCCACAGCGGACGGGAAAGTGatctaattaaaaacacaaaataaaaaaagttgtgCTTCTTTATTCATactttttaaaagctgtttggCTGACTTTGTTCTGTGAAAATTCTTGAAGCAGAGGAAAGTTTCACATGGCGAACTTTGAGGGCTGCACTGCAGAACAGAAATTCTCAGTGCTCTAACAGTGAGCAGGACCCGTTTGTAAGGCTGTGGGTTACAACAGGGTTTGGAGGGGAAAGCAACAAAACTCCTGACAAAAGTTTCTCTGTTTGGATGAGCTATGTCTTATTGACTCATTACATTCTCTCAAGAGTACTTCAGTCTATTATTCAGAATTGCTGCTTGTCAAATTTAGAAATCAACGTCCATACACAGTCTCTTTCCCATTTCTGTCTTCATCTAATGTCACGCACAAAGTCTGCCAGACGGCACTCAGAGTAGAACCTTTATCTGACCCGGTGACTTGAAATTTCTATTACATCCAATTAGAGCTGAGAAAGATGtgatttcttttcatcaaattgCAGCATTACAGTGCTATGGACACCACTCTAGCCTTCAGCCAGCTCTGTGCTCTCAGAATGACTGATTATTACAggtgataaaaatataaaaagacacaaaataattGTGTAAGTTCAAGTCTACAGCATTGGGTCTATGTGAATAAGTTTGCACAAGCTTTGCACATCTTGACACTGCAATTTATCTCCTTTCTTCTTGAATTACTGTTTAACTTCTGTCAAGTTACATAGGGACCAAGAGTGAAAAGCACATTCTCAAGTCCAGCTATAACTACTTGGTTGGATTGAGGTCTGGACTCTGACAGTGTGACTCCAGGACATgaacattgttgttttaaagCATTTCCTGAGTAGCTTTGGCTTTGTTTTGGGGGTTGCTGTCTTGCTGGAAAATAAATCTTCTCCCAAGCAGCAGTTCTCTTGCAGACAACAGCAGGCTTTCTTCAAATTTTCCCTGTCTTTAGctgcattaatttaatttaatttaacttaacCCACCATGTTCATAAGCCTTCCAAGACCTGGTGCAGAGGAACCTCCCCATAGCATGATCCTGCCACCAGCAAACGCCTCACAAAAAGTTAAATCTTTGGTCTCCTACCACTGAACTTTCTACTGGGTTTGAGACTCTCCCACATACCTTCTGGCAACATTAGccaaaatgtcatgttttgttttcagcagtggctttttgtttgttgtgggtTTCTCCAACCATTGTGAATGTGTTGTATGCATGGTGGCGCCCATCCCGGCCACTGAACCCTGTAGCTTCTTCAGAGGTGGCATAGGGCTCTTCGTGGGGAGGACAGTCTGCTCTAGACATATTTACAGATGTTTCATATTCTTTCCATGACCAACCCTAGTTTATTCAGTGCCTTGGGAATTTGGTTTTCAGACCCAGATCTTGTGTGAATATCAATGACCAGGTGCACATCCTCTCCAAAATTCTGGTATACAGGGTCAAATGTGGGTTGAATTGTTTGACATTAATTgccatttgtgtgtgaatgtgataaATCAAATTTCCGTGGCTCACAAGGGTATTACCTTCCAGGTGGGCCCAAGAGGTCCTCTGCCGGTCTTAGATGACTTGAACTTGGTGGGATCCTCATCTGGCTTGTAGTCCTACAGTGAGAACAATTTATATAATTAATGTTTATTCATGAATACCACTACACCATGAATTGAACAATAAACAGGTGTTCTGTTTAATTTGGCAACAAAAgttttttggtcagttttgggaaaaaacaaaaaacaaaagagtatgTTAAATCTATACATCATTTCTGTAATAATTCTCTAAAACAAAGcactaaacaaaagaaattttcatttcatgataGCATTAAGTAGGTTGCAAAATTGGTGGCTCGGAGGTAAAGGACTGTCTATGGGGCGTTGAGGCCACCAGCAGTATCTGTTCAGTTAGGGTGACATTGGAGCCAGTACGTCTAAAGTGAATGTGCTTCCATCTACCTGCATGTGTCCTGATGAGTGCTTGTGTCGCTGCACATCCAAGTATTTTTGTGTGGGGGTCTACAGCTGCTCTAACTGCAAAAGCACTCCTTATCTTATATATCcagtacatacagtaatgtCTTGTCAAACCCTTTTTAGTAAGCTAACTACTTATTCCCCCATTTCACAGGAGGACGTTGGTCCCATAACAATAAGATTTTTAAAGCATATAGAAAAATACAGACCGATACTGCGTGCATATGCCAAGCATGTGACAAACATGACAAAGTTGACTTCATAAAGCAGGCAAGAGAAATagtaatacaaataaatgaaatggctTTCAAATTATCAACAGCTCAAGGGCCCAGcaatttcaaataaatcatgatgtgCCTGCAGCTAAAAGCTACTTTTCAGGGCTATCGGCCAACAGGAGGGTGCCCATCGGTGGAAAgataggaacacacacacacacacacacacacacacacacacacacacacacacacacacacacagagctccatCACTGTAACAATACAGTGTGCTGCACTAATGAGGCCTGTGAATCGATGTGCCGTGGTAGACAAAAAGGAGCTAGTCCTCaagtaaaagtgtgtgttaAAACCCGAGTCTGTTTGTGTAGTGTGTGCGCTTGTATAGTTCCGGCATACGAAGCACTGTGAGCCTTAATTACACTAACAAACTCATCTGTGCTGGCGGTACGCCCCAGGCCCTGCAGCCATGCCTGAGGCTGTGGGCTGATAGGGCCCTCAGACACAACACACTGCTCCAGCAAGGCAAACACGTCCGCCTCGTTAACTACCCACCgcaaataaacacgtacacacacagaaactaaTGCTACTCAGTCAAATAgccacacatatgcacacaagcacacacagagcaacagtGAAATGAGGCAATGTGATGTCAAATCACAGCAATAACATGTAACATCTTCAAATAAGATTTCAGAGATTCCACATGTAGTATTAAAAACTCATACGGTTagatacataagtatttggacaatgacaattttcaaaattttgcttcaatacaccaccacagtggatttgaaacgaaactatcaagatgtgattgaagtgttaacttgcagctttaattcaagggatttaacaaaaatatcacattaactgtttatgaATTACAGCCAGTTTTATACatggtccctcattttcagaggttcaaaagtaattggacaattgagtgacagtttcatggccaggtgtggcctgtgtcctcgttatttcatgacaaattaagcagacagaaggtctggagttgattccaagggTTGAATtagcatttggtagctgttcatgggaactcttaatatgcggtccaaagaggtatTGATGCAAATGGGGGAGGCCATCATTAcgctgaaaaaacagaacaaaccgATCAGACAGATCGCAGAAACTTTAGGCGaagccaaatcaacaatgtggtacattcttaattagaaggaatgaactggtgagctcagccacaccaaaaggcctggaagaccatgggagacaactaaagtggatgattgaaGAATTCTTTCCCCGGTGATGAAAAACTCTTTACAATATCTAGCCAGTTAAGAACACTCTTGAGCAGGTaagcatatcattgtcaaagtctacattCAAgtgacaccttcatgaatgtaaatacagagggtttagcaacaaggtgcaaaccactggtaaaactcaagaacagaaacgccagattagactttgccagaaaccatctaaaaaagcctgcccagttctggaacaagattctctggacagatgaaaccaagatgaacttgtaccagacAAACATGTCAAACATGGTGGCGGTAATGTTAAGGCATGGGCATGTATAGCTGGCAATGGATCTGGGTCACTGgcgtttattgatgatgtgactgctgacagaagtagcaggatgacTTCTGAAGTGTATAGATCTATTCTATCTGCTCACATTCAGTCAAATGCTGCCAAACTGacaggacggtgcttcacagtacagctggataatgacccaaaacaacCTGCAGAACCCGAGAGCCTCTCAAGGCAAAGACATGGAATATTCTTCGATagtcaagtcagtcacctgacttcaaccaAACTGAGCATGctctttcacttcctgaagacaaaactgagggcagaaaaacGCACAGAGGAGCAACTGAAGTTGACTGAAGGAAGGCTTCATAAAATGGACGGACTATGTGTAAAACTGGCTGTAATTCATTAACGGTTGATGCAATATCTTAGTTAAACCCCtggaattaaagctgcaagtctacacttcaatcacattttgatggcttcgtttcaaatccaatgtggtggtgtacagaggcaaaattacgaaaatattgtcactgtccaaatagttATGTACCtaagtgtatttacattttgaaatattattaaAGGAATCCTAGAATGCTCAAATGGTGTGTATAATTTTGGTAAATCATAATGAAATGGTTACTAGAGATGTCCCGGGCTGATCATAAGGACCGTATCGGGCAAATCAGGGCCTATTTTAATGGATCACAACCGTGAGTAAACTGTTTCTCTGGTTCCAACAAAATCCAACAGAGTGAGACTGCTTTCTAACAGATCGTGTGATGTCACTGTCAGGGTTGGCATTTTCAGTCACAccatatcaataatttaagcttgtaatttattttggaaCCGtgaccttcagtatttggatcaagaaGCTCATAAAAATAATGTGTGAGAGATTAAACAGTCCACAGCTTTGTTACTTCAATGTAACAACCGATGCACAGGctatttaataaacatttaagtaatgtttgcttttcaagttcatttttcagttcCTTTTTGTTCCAGTAGAGCAGAGGATGGAAAATTGTGCTggaacaattaatcagttattcaaGCAACAGAccaataatatattaaaatcaaCCACAATTTAAATATTGCTAACTTGAAGgaatttgtcaaataaaaatttcaaacatttgtaGACTCAAACTTCTCTAGTGTGATGATATGCATGTTTTTCCAGTtcaaaatcaatataaaatctcttatttttgaaatgaagaaattcctgtctgtacagaatttttttgttaacagtATGCCcaaaggtaaaataaatgataatattaatgCTTGTCAAAAATCATTCTTTATGTATCATGGATTGAGTTTGGAGGATAGCTTGGTAGTGATCAGGCTTGTCCACATGAAGGCGCCAAACTATGTTTCTCTTGCACTGGAAATGTGCAAGAAGAGAGTTTTTCTACTTACAGCAGGGGACACTTGACTTCTGTCTGCGATGTCGATGGGCACAACACTTACATTCTGCCATGTGGAATTCTCTAGTTTGTGCACCTgaacaaaaaatgtaagaagAAGAGCATACAAACTCAAATCTGCTGTTCAAACTGGAGATTTGCCTGATAAGATGCAGAGGTACTCACATTTTCTTGTGTTCCAAGGTCTGGTTTGTGCCATGTCTCAATCTTAATGAAGAAATTGTCTTTCATATACTCGTTCTAGAAGGAAGAGTCTGGATATTAGAAAACTGAATGCATAATATAAGTATATTGAGTAAACTGAAACAACTTAAACTTAGTTACAATTggaatattttaacaatttaagaaatgcaaaaaactaAGGCCATTTAAGGCTACCTACCGTCACAACTGGATCAAGGTTAGAtgtggggaaaaagaaaacaagaagaagaagaaaaaaaaagaaacaccattacgtatatatgtatataaaataaaacaaacactataAATTCACaccaacagaaaatacatgGCCATGATGCAAGTAACACAAGTGTATTTAACCCTGGAGAGGACTATGGGTTACAGGGCAAAGCAAAGGTAAAGTGATATCGGGAGGGGGACTCACTAGTTCTGCAGTAGGGGTAGGCATTCCAGGCTTTTTCATGGAATATCAGGGAGCCTTCGGGGGCTAACAGCTTGACAAACCCAGGAACTTTACTGTAGGGTGGGCAAAGAGGATGGGAACAGGTAGATGTAGGTAGAGAAAGTGAAAGGGAAGACACATTCACTTATCAGTGGTTCTACACGTAAGACTATGCAGGAGACAAGAAAACTGAACAAGGAATGTTTCACAAAAGAAGATTAGACAACACTGCCACTGCCTGGTCAAACGGTGCTATTACACTGTAAGGAGGCAGTTCTGAGATCAAATAATCTGATtttataaaagttaaaaaaaaaaaaaaaaaaaaaaggcacatacCTCTTTAAGTGGTAGATTTTGTGTGTATACTgtcctttctctccatctttttcgTAGGGCTCATTCTTGAGTACCTCAATGCCCTCACCACCACCTGTCTCATTTTTACTGGCTTCAGCCACAGAGAACAGCTGTCCAACTTGATACTGTAACAGAtaacataacacaaaaacacatcagtggtTAACAGTATgcacagaaattaaatgaaaactgttctgAAGTAACTTGCTGATGCTCCATGTTCAATGAGGTATACAATATGTCCTGAAACAGGACACAGCTATGAACAGCATTTGCATCTCACcaaatttaagtattttttaatactAGTTTTTCGCCaactttttcctcctctttgcttttatctttgtttttctatgtTCTAGGTCAGTAGTTCccaacttttcttcttttgttggCTTATGACcccttgaaataaaacaaagtcagCCTTATCACAGGCTATAGTCTTACTTTGAGTaattaaatccaaaaaaaggaaaaaaagtttccttttcagtttaatttgaataatgtttagaggcctgaagaggtGAAAGTATCCAGTattgtagaagaaaaaaaaaaagaggagagaaaaaaaaaaaaaaacaaacaaaaaaaaaaaaaacagcagcttggGAACCAGTTACAGAGTCCtgtgttgtatatttatgtCGTGATTATACGGACAAAGCATTTATTACTtgattagtttttaaaaattgagcCATTAAATCAGCCAAAATAAACTTAAGatgtaaaagtgtttttgtcCTACTGCCAGTCCAGTGGATTGTAGATTTATATAATGTGCCAAGAAAAACTACAGCAGAACTCAATAGTCAAATAACCCTGTGTCACAACTGTGGTGTGGGAGCAAaggtctttttaaaattatacttctgtctttccaaaacaaaatacaataaagagcAGCCCTAATCTGGACAGTCTATTTGCATTTCAGACTATCACACAATCTGCAGACCAAATTAACTACTGCCTCGTGTTATGATTGAACAATAGATGATGTAACAGAAGGGTGGATGTTTGCTTATATTTCAGATATCAGGGCTCTTTTTAATGTCTATCCTCTAAAAAGAACATGTAGTTTTCATATAGTTGGAATGAGCTTTAAAACGCTGCACTAATTGTAAAGAGATTTTATCATCATATAAGGCAGCAGGGTGAGACAGGGAGTCATGTCATAAACCTCTATAAACACAGGGAACAATTGCCTGCTCAAGTAAAACAATCACAAGAATTATAAATTATGCCTTTTTAGATACAAGTGTGTTCCTTTAAGTTGCAACAGCAGCCAAACATCTGATATGATAATACAGTGATGCATTTATTAGTCACTGCCTTTATTCTGTGTGAGGAGAGAGCAATTACTTTAAAGAAATGTGTATTGCAGATACTTGTTCTAATTCCTATTAACCATCACTCTATGACACATTTTCATCCCAAATCAAGGATTCAGGTTCCACTGCATGTCAgactaacagaaaaaaatgaaccgGGTGCAAGTGGAAAAGTCTGTTAATAATATAGTGGTACTGATAAAAACAGACTACTTAAAAATCAAGATTCTTTGCTTTCA
Above is a genomic segment from Xiphias gladius isolate SHS-SW01 ecotype Sanya breed wild chromosome 19, ASM1685928v1, whole genome shotgun sequence containing:
- the LOC120805268 gene encoding phosphatidylinositol transfer protein beta isoform isoform X1, which translates into the protein MVLIKEYRVVLPCSVEEYQVGQLFSVAEASKNETGGGEGIEVLKNEPYEKDGEKGQYTHKIYHLKSKVPGFVKLLAPEGSLIFHEKAWNAYPYCRTIVTNEYMKDNFFIKIETWHKPDLGTQENVHKLENSTWQNVSVVPIDIADRSQVSPADYKPDEDPTKFKSSKTGRGPLGPTWKKELVSKTDCPRMCAYKLVTVKFKWWGLQTKVENFIHEQEKRIFTNFHRQLFCWIDKWVELTMDDIRQMEAETQRELDEMRKKGSVRGTKAADE
- the LOC120805268 gene encoding phosphatidylinositol transfer protein beta isoform isoform X2, translated to MVLIKEYRVVLPCSVEEYQVGQLFSVAEASKNETGGGEGIEVLKNEPYEKDGEKGQYTHKIYHLKSKVPGFVKLLAPEGSLIFHEKAWNAYPYCRTIVTNEYMKDNFFIKIETWHKPDLGTQENVHKLENSTWQNVSVVPIDIADRSQVSPADYKPDEDPTKFKSSKTGRGPLGPTWKKELVSKTDCPRMCAYKLVTVKFKWWGLQTKVENFIHEQEKRIFTNFHRQLFCWIDKWVELTMDDIRQMEAETQRELDELRKRGEVRGTSAADE